One genomic region from Clarias gariepinus isolate MV-2021 ecotype Netherlands chromosome 22, CGAR_prim_01v2, whole genome shotgun sequence encodes:
- the hsd17b10 gene encoding 3-hydroxyacyl-CoA dehydrogenase type-2: protein MANIRNLKGMVGLVTGGASGLGKATVERLIKHGASAVILDLPSSDGQSVAAGLGERCAFAPADVTSESDVLSAVGLAKEKFGRLDLAVNCAGIAVAVKTYNFKKDIPHSLEDFSRVINVNIAGSFNVIRLAAGMMGKNEPDSDGHRGCIINTASVAAFDGQVGQAAYSASKGGIVGMTLPIARDLAPMGIRVVTIAPGLFSTPLLAGLPEKVQSFLARQVPFPSRLGDPAEFAHLVTSIAENPMINGEVIRLDGAIRMQP from the exons ATGGCGAACATCAGAAATCTCAAG GGTATGGTGGGGCTGGTCACAGGAGGCGCCTCAGGTTTGGGCAAGGCAACAGTGGAGAGGCTGATCAAGCATGGAGCGAGCGCTGTAATCCTTGACTTGCCCAGCTCAGATGGCCAGAGTGTGGCTGCAGGTCTTGGCGAGCGCTGTGCATTCGCTCCAGCTGAT GTGACGTCAGAGTCAGATGTGCTCTCAGCTGTGGGTTTGGCTAAGGAGAAGTTTGGTCGACTGGACTTGGCGGTGAACTGCGCTGGTATTGCTGTCGCCGTTAAGACATACAACTTCAAAAAGGACATCCCTCACAGTCTGGAGGACTTCAGTAGGGTCATTAAT GTAAATATTGCAGgcagctttaatgtaataagGCTGGCAGCAGGGATGATGGGCAAGAATGAGCCAGATTCTGATGGTCACAGAGGATGCATCATTAACACAGCCAGCGTTGCAGCTTTTGATGGGCAG GTGGGTCAGGCTGCGTACTCTGCATCTAAAGGCGGTATTGTGGGAATGACTCTACCAATTGCTCGAGATCTCGCTCCCATGGGCATCCGTGTGGTCACTATTGCTCCAG GTCTGTTCTCTACGCCCCTGCTGGCTGGTCTGCCTGAGAAGGTGCAGAGTTTCCTCGCACGACAGGTGCCTTTCCCGTCACGCCTGGGCGACCCTGCCGAATTCGCTCACCTTGTGACCTCCATTGCTGAAAACCCCATGATCAATGGTGAAGTGATTCGCTTGGATGGAGCCATCCGGATGCAGCCATAA